The genomic stretch TTCACCTGTATTCATCCAGGTGCCGCCTGCCAGATGGAGCCCTTTTGAGAGCGCCGTAACAGCCCGTTCTCCAAGAGAACCGTAGCTCATGGCAGACTGGCCGACTAAGCCCTTCACATAAAATGGCTTCTCGCATGTATGCTCGCCAATCACCTGTACATCATCAGGATGGAGAAAATACGGGTCTGCCTTGATATGTTCGGCATGCTCCTTGCGTTTGAACAGATTGTCAGCATCCATTTTATAGATTTGGGTTTCAATTTTTGGCGTTTGATTTACATGCATTTCTTCCCTTTGTTTTGGAAACATAGCGTTACGGATATAATAGCCAGGTTTATCAAAATCTCTTACAGATCCAAAGCCCATCATTCTGCTTTTGTATTTGCCGGAGATGACGGTTTGCTCATATTCCTTTCGTGAAAATGGCTGCTCTTCATTGTCATTGCTGTATAAATACTGTCTGAGCTCCGGCCCGATTTTTTCAAGGATATACCGAAACCTTCCGATGACGGGATAGTTGCGAAGAATTGAGTGCTCCTGCTGTTTTTCATCCTTTATGTAGATCCAGGCAAACAAGACGATCGGGATAGCGATGATCCCAATGATAAATGCGATGAGTGCTATTATGATGGTTTCCATCTCTCAGCCTCCCTTTTTATGTAACCATTTCCACAGTAGAACACTTTCCAAACAATAGCAGAAGGAATCTGGTGAAAAATGTGTGCTCCTGCCGATACAGGACTCACCATGCAGGTACTGCCATATGCTCTCTTTTTTTATGAAAAAAGAATCAAAACACCTTTTTCAGTGAATAACGAGATTAACGGCTTTTTCCGTTTTTCCGCGCTATGTGAATTTGTTATAATGTTTAAATGGTAACAAACGAATGGAGGAACGTATGACGTGTACGATGTAACGGAGTGGAAGCATGTCTTTAAACTCGATCCAAATAAAGATTTGCCTGACGAACAGCTGGAGATTCTTTGCGAATCAGGAACGGATGCGGTCATTATCGGAGGAAGCGATGGTGTGACAGAGGATAATGTCCTGCGGATGATGTCTAAGGTAAGACGGTTTTTGGTGCCGTGTGTCCTAGAGGTATCAGCGATTGAAGCGATTGTTCCCGGCTTTGACTTATATTTTATTCCGAGTGTATTAAACAGCAAAAACGCGGATTGGATTGTCGGAATGCACCAGAAAGCCATGAAGGAATACGGAGAACTGATGTCTATGGAAGAAATCGTGGCGGAGGGCTACTGCATCGCAAATCCAGATTGCAAAGCCGCGGCACTGACTGAAGCGGACGCCGATCTGAATATGGATGATATTGTCGCCTATGCGCGTGTGTCGGAGCTGCTGCAACTGCCGATTTTTTATTTAGAATACAGCGGCGTGCTTGGAGACATAGAAGCTGTCAAGAAAACGAAGGCTGTATTGGAAACGTCCACCTTGTTTTACGGCGGCGGCATCAAGGATGCGGAAACGGCCAAGCAGTACGCAGAGCATGCGGACGTGATCGTTGTAGGCAATGCGGTGTATGAAGATTTTGACAGGGCTTTGAAAACAGTAGCGGCTGTGAAAGGCGAGTAGTAAATTGTACGGATTTGGTTTATGATAGAACGTATGTTTTGTATAGGCGGGTGAACAAATTTTGAATTATATTAGCAATCAATTACTAAGCGGTTTAAACCCCGTTCAGCAGGAAGCAGTCAAAACAACGGACGGGCCTCTTTTGCTGATGGCGGGAGCGGGTAGCGGAAAGACGCGTGTCCTGACCCATAGAATTGCTTATTTAATGGCAGAAAAGCATGTGGCGCCGTGGAACATTCTGGCGATCACATTTACAAATAAAGCGGCACGCGAAATGAAAGAACGTGTGGAAAGCATCCTCGGACCCGGCGCGGACGATATCTGGATCTCCACATTCCACAGCATGTGCGTGCGGATCTTGCGCAGAGATATCGACCGGATTGGGATCAACCGAAATTTCTCCATCCTTGATACGGCTGACCAGCTTTCAGTGATCAAGGGGATTTTGAAGGAGCGCAATCTTGATCCGAAGAAGTTTGACCCGAGAAGCATCCTCGGCACGATCAGCAGTGCAAAAAACGAATTGACCGAACCGGAGGAATTCTCTAAAGTTGCTGGCGGCTACTACGATCAGGTGGTCAGCGATGTATATGCTGATTATCAGAAGAAGCTATTGAAAAACCAGTCGCTCGATTTCGACGATTTAATTATGACGACGATTAAACTGTTTGACAGAGTGCCTGAAGTGCTTGAATTTTATCAGCGCAAATTCCAGTACATCCACGTTGATGAGTATCAGGATACGAACAGGGCACAATACATGCTCGTTAAGCAGCTTGCCGAGCGTTTCCAGAACCTTTGCGTTGTGGGGGATTCTGATCAGTCAATCTACAGATGGCGCGGCGCGGATATCACCAACATTCTTTCATTTGAAAAAGATTATCCGAATGCAAGCGTGATTTTGCTAGAACAAAACTATCGTTCAACGAAACGGATTTTGCGCGCGGCTAACGAGGTCATTAAAAACAACTCTAACCGCAAACCGAAAAATTTGTGGACGGAAAATGATGAAGGCATCAAGATTTCCTATTATCGCGGTGATAATGAGTTCGGTGAAGGACAGTTTGTGGCCGGCAAAATTCATCAGCTTCACAGCACAGGCAAGCGGAAGCTGTCGGATATCGCCATATTATACCGGACAAACGCGCAGTCCCGTGTGATTGAGGAAACGCTTCTCAAAGCGGGCTTGAACTATAACATTGTCGGCGGCACAAAGTTCTATGACAGAAAAGAAATTAAAGACATTCTTGCGTACCTGCGCCTCGTATCCAATCCGGATGACGATATCAGTTTCACGCGCATTGTCAATGTGCCGAAGCGCGGAGTCGGCGCGACATCACTTGAAAAAATCGCTTCGTATGCGGCCATAAACGGCTTGTCCTTTTTCCAAGCGATTCAGCAGGTTGATTTTATCGGCGTCAGTGCCAAAGCGGCAAACGCGCTTGACAGCTTTAGACAGATGATTGAAAACCTGACCAATATGCAGGATTACTTATCCATTACAGAGCTGACAGAAGAAATTCTTGATAAGACGGAATACAGAGAAATGCTGAAGGCTGAGAAATCGATCGAAGCCCAAAGCCGTTTAGAAAATATCGACGAGTTCCTGTCTGTTACGAAAAACTTTGAACAGAAAAGTGAAGACAAGACACTCGTTGCGTTCCTGACAGACTTGGCATTGATCGCAGATATTGATCAGCTCGATCAGAAGGAGGAAGAGTCAGGCGGCAAGGATGCGATCACCCTGATGACACTGCACGCCGCGAAAGGACTGGAGTTTCCGGTTGTTTTCTTGATGGGGCTTGAAGAAGGCGTCTTCCCGCATAGCCGTTCACTCATGGAGGAAGCGGAAATGGAAGAAGAACGCCGCCTTGCGTACGTTGGGATTACAAGGGCGGAACAGGAGCTTTATCTGACCAATGCTAAAATGCGCACCTTGTTTGGCCGGACAAATATGAACCCGGAATCTCGCTTCATTGCTGAAATACCGGATGATTTATTGGAAAACCTAAATGAGAAAAAAGAAACAAGAGCGACGTCTGCGAGAAAAATGCAGCCGAGACGCGGCCCTGTTTCACGCCCGGTATCCTACGCCAGCAAAACAGGCGGCGACACCTTGAACTGGGCAGTCGGAGATAAGGCGGGCCATAAAAAATGGGGAACAGGAACTGTCGTCAGCGTGAAAGGCGAAGGAGAAGGGACAGAGCTTGATATTGCCTTCCCGAGCCCTGTCGGCGTGAAACGCCTGTTAGCAGCATTTGCTCCTATTGAAAAGCAGTAATTGAAGAGGAAAGGAAGAAGCAGATGGACAAAGAAACAGCGAAGCAGCGGGCAGAAGAACTGCGCCGCACCATCAACAAGTATAGCTATGAATATTACACCTTAGATGAACCGAGCGTCCCAGATGCCGAATACGACAGATTGATGCAGGAGCTGATCGCGATCGAGGAGGAGCACCCAGACCTCAGAACGCCTGACTCTCCTACGCAGCGCGTCGGCGGAGCCGTGCTTGAAGCGTTTCAGAAAGTCACCCACGGCACACCGATGCTCAGTCTGGGCAACGCCTTTAATGCTGATGATCTTCGTGATTTCGACCGCCGTGTGCGCCAGTCCGTCGGCGACGATGTGGCGTATAATGTGGAGCTGAAAATAGACGGTCTTGCTGTTTCTCTCCGTTATGAAGACGGCTATTTTGTCAGAGGGGCCACAAGAGGTGACGGGACGACGGGAGAGGATATCACGGAGAATCTGAAGACGATCCGCAATATCCCCCTTAAAATGAACCGTGAGCTGTCGATCGAAGTGCGCGGCGAGGCGTATATGCCGAAGCGTTCGTTTGAAGCACTCAATGAGGAACGGATTAAAAATGAGGAAGAACCGTTCGCCAATCCGCGAAATGCCGCGGCGGGATCTCTCAGACAGCTCGATCCGAAAATTGCAGCGAAACGAAACCTCGATATCTTCGTCTACAGTATAGCGGAGCTTGACGAGATGGGTGTAGAGACGCAAAGCCAAGGGCTTGATTTTCTCGACGAACTCGGATTTAAAACGAATCAGGAACGAAAAAAATGCGGCAGCATAGAAGAAGTCATTACGCTGATCGATGAGCTTCAGGCGAAGCGCGCGGACCTGCCGTACGAAATAGACGGCATTGTCATTAAAGTCGATTCTCTCGATCAACAGGAGGAGCTCGGTTTTACGGCGAAAAGCCCGCGCTGGGCCATCGCGTATAAGTTTCCTGCTGAAGAGGTCGTGACGAAGCTTCTCGATATCGAATTAAATGTCGGCAGAACGGGTGTGATTACGCCGACTGCGATTCTTGAGCCGGTAAAAGTTGCCGGCACAACGGTCTCAAGAGCATCCCTTCATAACGAAGATTTAATTAAAGAGAAGGACATTCGGATTTTGGATAAGGTTGTCGTCAAAAAAGCGGGCGATATCATCCCGGAAGTTGTGAATGTCCTCGTTGACCAGCGCACAGGAGAAGAAAAGGAATTCAGCATGCCGACGGAATGTCCTGAATGCGGCAGTGAACTCGTCCGGATCGAAGGAGAAGTGGCGCTTCGCTGCATTAACCCTGAATGTCCGGCGCAAATCCGGGAAGGGCTTATCCATTTCGTTTCCCGGAATGCCATGAACATTGATGGGCTCGGCGAACGAGTGATCACACAGCTGTTTGAGGAAAACCTTGTCCGCAATGTGGCAGATTTATATAAGCTGACGAAGGAACGAGTCATCCAGCTCGAGCGCATGGGCGAAAAGTCCACTGAAAACCTGATCAGCTCCATCCAAAAATCAAAAGAAAATTCGTTAGAGCGCCTGCTGTTTGGGCTTGGCATCCGTTTTATCGGATCAAAGGCCGCAAAGACGCTTGCCATGCATTTTGAAAGCTTGGAGAACCTGAAAAAAGCCTCTAAAGAGGAACTTCTCGCGGTAGATGAAATCGGTGAAAAAATGGCTGATGCTGTGATCACCTATTTTCATAAAGAAGAAATGCTTGAACTCTTGAATGAACTTCAGGAGCTGGGCGTAAACACGCTCTACAAAGGCCCGAAAAAAGTAAAAGCAGAGGACAGCGACTCTTACTTTGCTGGTAAAACAATTGTTCTGACAGGAAAGCTGGAAGAGCTGTCAAGAAACGAAGCCAAAGCGCAAATCGAAGCGCTGGGCGGAAAGCTGACTGGAAGCGTCAGCAAAAACACAGACTTAGTCATCGCCGGAGAAGCGGCGGGAAGCAAGCTGACAAAAGCACAAGAGCTGAACATTGAAGTGTGGAATGAAGAACAGTTAATGGGAGAGCTAAAGAAATAAGAGGAGTGTTTTCTATTGAAAAAGACGTTGGCATTGGCGGCAACGGCGGCAGTATTAATGCTGTCTGCCTGCTCGTCAGGTTTCGGGGGGGAGAAGGAGGAAGAGATTACGCAAAAGACGGCGAAATCGTCAGAAAAAG from Bacillus subtilis subsp. subtilis str. 168 encodes the following:
- the pcrB gene encoding heptaprenylglyceryl-phosphate synthase (Evidence 1a: Function from experimental evidences in the studied strain; PubMedId: 16377641, 21761520, 21214173, 27226549; Product type e: enzyme), which encodes MYDVTEWKHVFKLDPNKDLPDEQLEILCESGTDAVIIGGSDGVTEDNVLRMMSKVRRFLVPCVLEVSAIEAIVPGFDLYFIPSVLNSKNADWIVGMHQKAMKEYGELMSMEEIVAEGYCIANPDCKAAALTEADADLNMDDIVAYARVSELLQLPIFYLEYSGVLGDIEAVKKTKAVLETSTLFYGGGIKDAETAKQYAEHADVIVVGNAVYEDFDRALKTVAAVKGE
- the pcrA gene encoding ATP-dependent DNA helicase (Evidence 2a: Function from experimental evidences in other organisms; PubMedId: 12073041, 12682299, 14594837, 16267290, 26070154; Product type e: enzyme), with product MNYISNQLLSGLNPVQQEAVKTTDGPLLLMAGAGSGKTRVLTHRIAYLMAEKHVAPWNILAITFTNKAAREMKERVESILGPGADDIWISTFHSMCVRILRRDIDRIGINRNFSILDTADQLSVIKGILKERNLDPKKFDPRSILGTISSAKNELTEPEEFSKVAGGYYDQVVSDVYADYQKKLLKNQSLDFDDLIMTTIKLFDRVPEVLEFYQRKFQYIHVDEYQDTNRAQYMLVKQLAERFQNLCVVGDSDQSIYRWRGADITNILSFEKDYPNASVILLEQNYRSTKRILRAANEVIKNNSNRKPKNLWTENDEGIKISYYRGDNEFGEGQFVAGKIHQLHSTGKRKLSDIAILYRTNAQSRVIEETLLKAGLNYNIVGGTKFYDRKEIKDILAYLRLVSNPDDDISFTRIVNVPKRGVGATSLEKIASYAAINGLSFFQAIQQVDFIGVSAKAANALDSFRQMIENLTNMQDYLSITELTEEILDKTEYREMLKAEKSIEAQSRLENIDEFLSVTKNFEQKSEDKTLVAFLTDLALIADIDQLDQKEEESGGKDAITLMTLHAAKGLEFPVVFLMGLEEGVFPHSRSLMEEAEMEEERRLAYVGITRAEQELYLTNAKMRTLFGRTNMNPESRFIAEIPDDLLENLNEKKETRATSARKMQPRRGPVSRPVSYASKTGGDTLNWAVGDKAGHKKWGTGTVVSVKGEGEGTELDIAFPSPVGVKRLLAAFAPIEKQ
- the ligA gene encoding DNA ligase (NAD-dependent) (Evidence 1a: Function from experimental evidences in the studied strain; PubMedId: 164915, 11095673, 12682299, 16267290; Product type e: enzyme), with the protein product MDKETAKQRAEELRRTINKYSYEYYTLDEPSVPDAEYDRLMQELIAIEEEHPDLRTPDSPTQRVGGAVLEAFQKVTHGTPMLSLGNAFNADDLRDFDRRVRQSVGDDVAYNVELKIDGLAVSLRYEDGYFVRGATRGDGTTGEDITENLKTIRNIPLKMNRELSIEVRGEAYMPKRSFEALNEERIKNEEEPFANPRNAAAGSLRQLDPKIAAKRNLDIFVYSIAELDEMGVETQSQGLDFLDELGFKTNQERKKCGSIEEVITLIDELQAKRADLPYEIDGIVIKVDSLDQQEELGFTAKSPRWAIAYKFPAEEVVTKLLDIELNVGRTGVITPTAILEPVKVAGTTVSRASLHNEDLIKEKDIRILDKVVVKKAGDIIPEVVNVLVDQRTGEEKEFSMPTECPECGSELVRIEGEVALRCINPECPAQIREGLIHFVSRNAMNIDGLGERVITQLFEENLVRNVADLYKLTKERVIQLERMGEKSTENLISSIQKSKENSLERLLFGLGIRFIGSKAAKTLAMHFESLENLKKASKEELLAVDEIGEKMADAVITYFHKEEMLELLNELQELGVNTLYKGPKKVKAEDSDSYFAGKTIVLTGKLEELSRNEAKAQIEALGGKLTGSVSKNTDLVIAGEAAGSKLTKAQELNIEVWNEEQLMGELKK